The region AaggaaaataatgtaaaataaatgaatttgaCAGGAAATTCTTCTGTGTGCTAGAGGCTTTCCTTTAGCAAGTTCTGCTCTGGTAGAATGTTTTGTAAGCTTATAAAATTTTGGCCTTGAATTTGTAGTTTGAACAGAAATTAAGAGGACAGTGGTTGTTCGCTCATAGCCAgtaaaatcaatgtttttatttaggtcttttaaaagacaataaaagtgGTGATATGAGAAAAAGAGCCATctaatataaaaatgacaaaacaaataagaGCTTAAATGTTTTTGCAGAGGTCACACAATCTCTACTGTAACATGATGGCGTTCAGCAGAGAAATGCTCTGACATGAGTGCAACAGAGCTCCCTACTGACACATAAATGTACTGCTTAAAGCTCATGCAACTGGCTTACGCAAAGTGCTGAGCATTTGATATGAAgtctattattattacaatttagaattacatttattttttttatttaaatataaaaaatatcagaataCAATAACCTGAGATATTCTCTGGACAAAGATATcaactgttattttattgtgaaattcaTGTTCAAGTTTTCCTAAtgcattattttaatgtatataAATCAGGAAAACTTTTTCTTTTAGATGTATAGACAGTTAATTATATTTCACTCTACTAGTCATTCTCCAGTATTAATGAACAATCTGGGGATAGAGATCTTTATTGTTTAGTCAGTCACCTTAATGGTCTGATATTTGATCCTCTCAGCTAGCTGGTTTGAAACACTTCTCTGGAAGGGCGCTGTGTGTTCCATTCCCATAATCGGCCCAGCAAGGACACTCAAACTGCTCAAGGACGGATACAtatgaaagagaaacaaagaaatgggCTAACTGTTCACTGCAGCAAACAGTCAAAGCAGTGTTTTGAAAGCTAAAGCTACAATAGGTTCATCATGTTTCAGGCCACCTGCACTTATTCTGCAAATACGAGCTGCCAGATGTTTACAGACACACTAAGAGACAAACTGAAGTCTACCTACTGTGAGTCAGAGCTGGGAGGATACGGCTCCCAATCAGGCAGATTCAGTTTCAAATTGTGCAAAAACAGGTCAGTAAGAAAAGCAAATCTTCATAGTTCATGCCTCTACATGTTTTCCTCGTATAGAGCTGTTGTTTACCCTGGCAGAAGTTTTGATATGCTTCAACAATCCCTAGCAGATAATGGTGCAAATGGGCACTGTCACACAGCAAGCAAGTTTTGGTGGAGAACATGACTGCAGAAATGTTCTTTACCCCTTAAATAAACTGCCTGCATATCTGGGCTTTTACGTAAGTGATGTAACCACCCAATGCTTCAGTGGAGACGTCCTGTAACAAATATTAGAAAACTGTGCCTTCTAAAgtaaaaaatggaaagaaaacatcACTATTGTCACTTGCACCTTAAACTGAATGATACTTTTAAATACTTGCAATTTCTGCTTTGGAGCTGGCCACAGTAAGCATATACCGACAACACTTTTTTTGGGTAACTTTCATGCACAAGCCAgctatactgtacataccaTGAAATGTTATATGACAGATGAGAGgatacaacaaaacataataTATTGCATTTAACAAATGTATACCAAACCGAGGATGGAGGATTCACTTGTATTTACAAGCACACCATTTTAATGAATTTACTTTGTACAACTCTAATTCATACttgcaaaacattttgtatttaaatgtgcATTCAGTTCCCCTTTTCTAAAGGAAATGAACAAACATCTTCAAAATCACTTtctaaaaatgcaaatatataaaaccaTTTAACAAGTGAATACTTAAGACCTTGTTGAGTAAAGGTCCAAGCAATGTTTAAATTGCAAGCTCAAGctacatttcaaacattttttaaatatactgtagctgtagtATGTTTTAAGGAAATAGCAAACATATATTGCATTGCAATGgcattatattaaaatgttttcaaaaatccATTTTATACAAACGTACAGACTACATATAAAAGACActataaaaatgtgaatctgcTAAAAGAAAAGTCTTTTTAAAACGCATGTTCAAATGTTTAGCCTTTTGTTCAATCAGCCTCATTAAATCTGAAGGcactttgttttgttacataTGCATTCAACAGAATTCAATGTCAATTAATTTTGATAGTAAcccactgaaaatgtaaaaaacacctTTAATTTCAGAAAAATGGCTACAAAAAATAAGACCATGATGATCAAGCATTTAagtctaaaaaaatatttttacaatataaaCACCATAATTACATCATATACTGcaccaaaaaaaacacacccacataaCAAAGCATCATGtaatgtaacaataataataaatgtgagAAAATCCCACAAATTTTCAGTTACATGTTGTTGAAGAATTTTACCTATACTATACATATTAACATAGACTTACatagagttaaaaaaaatcaggctACAGTGCTCCACAACACTGTAGGGTTGAGCTTACACGTTACACTCAGACTCTGAGTTGATATTTTTGACCTTGACCTTGTTGTGGGCAGTAGGATCTATCTGTAGAAAGAAAATTGTTctcacatgaaactgctcacaacaaatcggtggattatcttgagtaccCAGGGCATGATTTctgtaaaaagtgtttttcaaatgtatattcttggcactttgagcacctcCAAAACTCgccaactcacaccaaaacaatctggatggataaatagcactacaggttagaggaaaaatatatatatatttgattttggggtgaactgtcccttttttaaggttaaaaacacacaagagctTTAAATACACGTAGAAGAGGCTGAACAGTGATACGCTGTAACGCCCTGTGATTGTATGCCTCCACCAAGCAGTCAAGTTGCAAtatacatccatgtctgtccagactcacaTAATACATGTAGTGAACACTTGGAAGGAATTGTTTAAAGTATATACATTgctgaactgattaatgaaggattatcatagatgtagtggctaaacaggtacacatgtactttatTACTAAGAAAAGATGGATTcttagagtatagctacacaaaaggtggggcttttgttttctcctggcattgttcaatgcaaagcctctctatgagctgtagtggtgaaactcactcacaggatcacgattagctaggcgtGTTCCActacgttgtttgcagtcacgtgagTCCGATGATGctcaaaattcagaatgaggcaggaagtgtaaggcagaatggacgagatggaggaaagcctgtactgtgctagttattgtatACTCCctgtgtcgtcccagtcaacgtgtgtgaaatctggaatcgccctattcattcttaaattatggctaaaaacctattttgaggtcacaacgACCTTTGACTTTTGAGTCATAactgtcacctattcagtgtccgaccaactgtgaaacatggtcacaatctccccttcggTTCCTGAGTCATGGTGTTTGAATAATGGCTAAAAGTGTTTTTCtaggacattatgatgtcacactACGTacgtacatatgtacatatggACGGATAACccaaaaacataatgcctccggCCACGGCCATCACCGAGTGGAGGCATAACAAAACGAGTGAAAGGTTGCTGGTTTTGAAAAACTGGGACATTCATTGTCACAGTGGCATGTATGAATTCTTGAATTGATGAGGTGGATCTCACACGAGAGTGCTTTtataaaagtggaaaaaaagactaataaaaatgtaggatattttacacaaaatggATAAGTGAACTATTCATACAAAACTAATAAATGCAGGAACATGACATGATGTGAGTGGCTTCTACTGTAAACTAAGgaacattgtttttgttaatttggACAACTAACAATTAACAATTGTAGTTACTACATAGCAATAAGTTATTTGTTCCATattagacacattttaaaagttgtacTTGTTGGAACAGTAGTATTATCCTCTGCCTATGTCTGGacttttttaagtaaaaagagtaaaaagtttttaaatattaaaatgaggAATCTTGTCAGACATTGCAATTCCTCTCTGTGCCATAGCTGCACTAAAAGCTGTGAGATAAATGAATTCTGCTTTGAAATGGCCCAGTGAAGTTTTGACTGCATACTGCCAGTTATTTCCCGCTGTGTAACATCATGTCCAATGTTTAGGGAGAGGAAGCAGCGGTCCCGCTCCTTTGGTCCAGTTCTGACATGTCAGTAATAGGGGTTTCACACTTGTCATCAGTGTTAACAATACTGTACCGACCAATCTCTGTATCTCTGGGTGTTCGCTTTGCTCTGTCCTGCAGAACAGCGTGGATCAAGGCCACTGGGACGGGCATCATGGCAAATATGATCAGTATAGCTAAAACAGCCAGAGCCCAGCCAGGGTAATCCAGGTGCTCCTCAGAAGCCTggggaaaaaaggaataaaatgtAATCACTCATGAACAACCGGAACTCATAACTATTCTGGATTACATATTCAATGTGAACGGAGAGAAATTCGTCATCAGTTATCTAATAGGAAGCCGGTgtgaagggagaaagagacagctTGCTTTATCATTTGCTGTAGTTTTTCAGgtgcagacaaaaacaagagcTGTTTGCCTTTCTCAAGATGCAACGTGTCTTTTGGCTGCACTCTATAAAGCTGTTGATGGTTTAGATAGCTGAGAATATTGTTTTCAGACTCCACTGTAGTGaacaaacaccacaaacaaaaacattgatgCCCACGCCCATCTCAAATAGCTGTTTTGTTTCAGCGTTACACATTAAgggtgtatttttttatttttttctcttaccttCTCTCGGTTCCATGCCATATAAGTGGGGCGTGTGATGAACATGCGGATGGTGGTGGCTCCCAGCAACCCCAGCATAGCAAGTAGGCAGATGTATTTCCACAGATACTTGTAAATCACACTCGGACGCCAGCCCAGCATTGCCTCAATGTCGTCCAGGAACCTTCATAAACACAGCGGTAAACTTTcagaaattacatatttttgtgaCAAACACTCGTAAGACTCAGAGAACTAAACGGATTAGTTGACATTTACAAGGAatttaaagttcccctccagacacgttttaaagtgcggaaaaatactctgctatgactaatattttgtttaacatggttatcccacaaaaaaaaggggctggaagcacatcttctctttctccctcaaaaactgcacactctaacatgttttctgttttctgtcaaaacTTTTactacgctaacttagtgcaacCTCTCAatttctgtactgacaagtccgctctgcgctggaggttttAGGTCGCATTGCGattggctttcgaatttgtgacgtccaaaatctagcttgcccggagtacgtttgaatctcagattttagtaaagtgtacagacatctcccccttcagtggaggaatgtgaaaacacctctctagtgacaaactttgcacagatacatgtcagtaaagtcaaggtctgacattttaggagacttaaacataagaaaaacacatttttgagtggaggggtactttaagaTTTCAAGAGTTAAGACAGTTACCCACAGTCTGGAAATAAACCTCACCTATCAGCTCCATATAGCCAAGACACACTGAAAGTCTCAAAAACCACCACAATGATGAGGGGCAGAGTGGCAGAGTAATCATCGAACATCATCACAAAGTAGTTCCCACAACGCTGAGTGAAGAGCAGGCCAATTAGAAAGCCAATGATGCAGCTGAAAACtgcaacaacataaaaacagaacagacatGTTAGTATAAAACATCTTTACAGGGAGCATACGCAATCAAGCGCTGTGGAGAAAAACATTTGTGGTGAATAACTTTAGCAGGTAAATTTACTAATTTTGCTCCCTCTCTGCTTGAAGGtgtcagtgaaatcagctgATGGATTGTTGGGTTGGCAGGAAATCCTATTTAGTCTCAGCTCCATGACATGTGACAAAACACTGATCTACTGGCTGTAACTTTCTGGGAAAAATGATCATGAGACACCTGCCAGCAGGGTACCGAGGTCAGACTTTACTGTCCAAAAGCACTTAACAGTGTTGTTTAGAGCATTGTGCAAAAAGTTGTCCATGCCATCTCCCTTTGATTCAAAACTTGAATCTTAGTCATGTCAGTAATGTGATATTGAGGCTTGCATGGAGGCAAAACAGGTGGAACACGTGTTTACTTGTGAGCTTGATCTTGTTGTTGGCCAGAGTTTTGAAGCGGTCAGTGAGAGGGGCGAGGATGCCCTCCATAGTGCCAAACATGGTGCTGAGTCCTAAGTTGAGCAGCATGAGGAAGAAGAGTGCTGACCAGAAGGGGCTGCCAGGCAGGTGTGACATGGCCTCAGTGAAGGCAATAAAAGCTAGGCCTGTGCCCTCCACACCCTGAACACAAACAAGAATGCCAGCTTTAGTTTTTATGTACagcacacaaaatacaaaaaaaatccactaaAGCAAATTGACAATCTTTACCTTCTGCATCTCCTTTTCCAGGTTACACTCTGTTAAATTGCCAGGGACCTTATTTCCATACTGTTTAAACCAGGCATTGTAGTCCTCTATAGCCACAGAACTGGGATCAGAATAGTTGAAGCCTGGTATCAGGTTTTTGTCCACATAACCAATACGAAGCTGCTCTGATAACTCCTTCATATTACtaagaaaagaagacaaaagaaaatgtaattggGAGCATACAGTTTGTGCAACAAGACATATCAAGTTCTGTAAAAATCTCAGAGGcatacaaaatattttgttcGATGCATAgagaattaaacaaataaaaaaagtttaaatgttaTATACTGGTTATGACAAACATACAGATATACTGGGGGTATGCCATTGTGGTTGGACAAAGAAATATTTATATACTAGTCACTTACATTTAAAGTCATAATGTAGTGTGGGTCTTTTGATGCATAACTCAATGATTGTCCTCTAATTAAACATACCTGACTACACATTCTATGACCTTTTCTTTGGCATGGAAGCCGAGCACAGCAAACACCACTAGAGTGGCCAGCACAGATGTGAGGAAGTTTATAGCGGAGACAGTGAAGGCATCGCGGTGGCAGTTGTTGTTCTTGGGATTGTAGGAGGAGTAGGCAATAATTGACCCGAAGCCAAGGCCTAAGGCAAAGAAGACCTGCGTGGCTGCCTGCCGCCACACCTGCATGTCTGCCCAAATTTCCAGCTAGAAATGTACAGAGGGAACAACAGGTGCGTCAGGGAAATATTCATATCTGCCTCCCTTCTCTACACTCAACCAGATATTTTATCTGGCGGTACCTTGGGGTAGAACATGTAGCTGATTCCCTCTAAGGCCCCATCCAGTAAGAGTCCTCGGATGAGGAAGCAGAACAGCACCACGTAGGGGAAGACGGAGGAGAAATACATCACCTAGGAAGTGAgaaataattattacattaacaaGTAAATCCAGGAAGTCAGTTATGTGGTTTTGCCTGCATACACAATAGGGACGTCACAAGAACCGATACTTCGGTACCAAGTCGATGCCAAAATTCTGAAAACGTGACGGTATCTGTTTTTAACAGTACTGTAGGTACCGGCAAAGTAATTCATCTGGACCTGACCAGGACTGCTGGTCTGCCAAATGAAGAAGAACGCCTACCAGCAGAGAGGCACGGTTACCATTGTTTTTGGTTGTAGACAGCTGGAATTGCTGTGTAGCCAACTATGTTACATACAAAGTTTGCAATGGTTAAATGCTAAAGGCTACCATGTTTAGgctaatgtaatgtaaacataGCTCATAGTAGTAGGATACCGTCCTTACCGTTCAGTCTGTGTCATCTGTCATCAAAATATAAGACTAATGGTCTGTCATCATGTCAGTAAACTTAAGctacttctttttttctgagtatgtgtgtgtgtgtgaatatatagTGTAGTATGTGTAGTACGTGGGatttatagttttgttttttaccatgGTATCGAGTTGGGTATCGAGAATTGTGGAATTTCACTGGTATAGGTATCAACTACTAAATTTCTGGTATTGTGACATCTCTGAGAACTTTGGGTTAAAAGGCACAACTCTCCTCTAGTGGCTCCTTATCTTTTTTTGCAAATTACAGGATTAAAGCACTTATTTCtacaaatttccatttttcttgtTAGTAAGCTGTGgtccaacagactcaacaacaacaacatttgttgtgagcagtttcatgtaggatcTATcggtagagagaaaatagttcccacatgaaattGCTCACAAAacatctgtggattatcttgagtaactgagTCATGATTTCTGTAAGAAGGCATTGCTGTtcttggcgctttgagcaccacaagccgagtgccatctagtcagatatctccaaaactctgcaactcacaccaaaacaatctagatggataaatagcactacaggtaagaagaaaaatatgtgtttttgattttggggtgaactgcccTCTTAAATtgcttagttacattccatATGCTTATGTAAAGTGTCTTTTAGTCAGTTCCCTGCTGAATCGTACTAATTTTGCAACAACGCATTTTCCCCACAGAGATAACTGACGTTTCATCTAATCTTAAGTGTAAAGCTTGCTGCTTGTTATGCACTGAACATATGGCCCTTGTAATCGAGATGCCAGGTGCTTAAGTCAGTGATAGCATGAAACACCTGATGTCAGCCTGAGCGGGATAAAACTTCCCCTCAGATGTTAGCtttaacataaaatacagtaaattatcATTTCCACACAGTATGTTTgttccaggcagggttaaattTCTATGTTTGTTAAGTTAACATGAACCACCACCAGACATGGCTTGTAATACTAATGCCATCCTGATAGAACTATAGGAAAAGGTCAGTCCGAAAAGCTTTGCTTTTCATTATAATTTATAGCTCTAATGAGACTGAATGGGGCTTATATGTGTTAGGGGAAAGAAACAACACagtattaaatgtaaatttataaAACGCCCAATAATTTAACACGTAATGTGGATTTGAAGTGGGTCAACGCCTAAGCCAGACATTCCAGAAACAGAACAGCACAGCACAGATAAAATCAACAAGCCAGGAGCCACAACGGATTACACAGTTACCTTGACGGAGGTCTTGATACCCTTGAACATTCCTAGGCAGACAATGGTCCAGGCcgccagcagacagcagacgaTGTAAGGGTTGAAAGAGCCTGTCTCATCAATAGAGTCTGTGATATCCAAAGCTTGGCGGTACCAGAAATATGATGTGGGGGAGCTCTTTCTGCATTCTTTTACTggtgtaaagagaaaaaaagatgaccAATTACTAGTCTTACATGTGACACACAGCTTATACATTTACACTTTAATAACTGCTTGTGTCTCGCAGTTTTGAACCTTAGTGCTGTATGTTTACCTGTTACATTCCCCAGTTCTGGACAATGTTCCCAAGGTAAAGGGATCTGGAACGAGTTCCCAAGATAGAAAAGACTCCATGCAAGGATCACGTTGTAGTAGAGAGCCACAAAGAAACACACCTGAGGACATTGGAGAACAAGATTATCAGTTCataagaaaattatattttaaaagggTAACTGCGCAAATACCATTTACCATATGTCAAAAAAGGTAGACAAAACAGTATGTACATGGTTGCAGTGCTTCCTTCTGTAGCTCCATGCTGATATCCAAGAGATAAAAGAGAGACACCACATTTTTAACCAATAGTAGCTTTGACAGGTGATAATGCAAAGAAAGTAACAATCTGCCTCTTTGCAGTTACTTCctcatattttttttgtaatttgaactAGTAAACCTCATCACATCATAGCTTCTAGATGGTGGTAAAAGGAAAACTGAAAATTATTGACTGAAGCAGAAATGTACAACACCAGCAACATCATTTACTGAACAATCGAATAGTATTAGAAGGTGGGTCAATAAGTTAACATCCAGTTTCTTACCACACAGCTGGAGTAGCCGATCCCTGCGAGCTTGGGGGAGATGTACTTCCACACTCCGATGCTGCCCTGCCGGATCGCCTGACCGGCTGCCAGCTCCAGGAAGAACAAGGGAATGCCCAcaagcagcatcagcagcacatacaggaagagaaaagctCCTGAGGAGAAGAAGTGACCAACACACTGTTAGCAAAATGAGCACCAAAATTTCATACTCTggacaaaatgtatgtaaaggaGAAGCAGATGTTTGTGCCAGACTGTTTCCATCAAATCCCACACAAGCAGTATTTTTACTGCCGCCTGTAACACAACGTtcttttgaaaatatgttttaccCACCCTTCAGGGTTAGTAAGAAACATGGCGCTCTTTTGGATCAACTGTTTCATAAGCTGCCATTATAAGACAAACTGACAGCAAGCCTTATTGAAAGTAAAAACCAACTTCAACTTGTGGCAGTCATAGCCAAAAATGGATGAAATCATTAGAACTGTGTCCGTATTTTCCCATACAGTTTATATTGTTTCCCCTGGCAACAGATAGAAACCAGATGTTGGAACATCAGACTTCAGAGCAGCGGtgtttaatttagtttgtttaCAGATAATTGGTACTGTATCTCTAAacaatatgttaattagtgTACTGCTTAGATTTGAAGGCATACATTTGGTAGTTCATGCATTTACATGCATGGTTAAGCCCAATATTGACAGTGTCTTTTTCATCACATGCTCGTCCTGTGATGATGACGCTGACTACCCACTCTCTCTTTTGGTGTAACACTGTATATCCTGCAAACACATCATTTGTATTTGGTCAAATACAAATGATGTGtcattcaataataataatattaggtACTCACCTCCTCCATTTTGATGGCACAAATATGGAAACCTCCAGACGTTGCCGAGCCCGACGCTGAATCCCACCTGAGCCAAAAAATACTCTATTTTACTGTTCCATCCTGCTCGAGCTGCAGGCTCAGCGGAGCCCTGCTGGCTCCCCTCAGCAGCATAGCCATCGATCTCTGACTCTGTGGTTCCTGTTTTGTCATCATCAGATGGCAAAGGCTGCTTCTCCATCTAAGACAGTaggagacaaaagaaaaaaaagacagaaactggTCAAAATGTGAAATAGTACATAACCACTGGACTGATGAAGTAAGAGTGTAGCTGATAATCCATGGTCAACACAGCTagtctgttgattttttttatatatatttatgaggACTGTTCTGCAGCTGAACAGTTGTTTCAGGGACATTGCACAGTCAAATAGACTTACTACTCAGAGTGCAACAAGCAATGATACATTTTCACTGATTTACTttggtggtgtgtgtatgtgtgtgtacactcagttgccattgtattaggtacacctagctaaaactgaTACAACAGCCCTGCGATAAATCATAATTCATCATTGTTCATCATAATTCATAATTGTCTTTGTGTTCAATTTTTATTGAaattgttttagagaggtgttaattcaactttatggtcattttggaggctgtagttgaGGTGCTGTTGGATTGAAATGTGCTATAATAGGAATATAAgcgtttctaatattttgtccaccctatTTATATCAATGAGTGTGGGACTTGTTGCAAAGGCCAATGCTTTTTACTTCTCTTACTTTACTACTTTTCACTtctctacatttatctgacaactttagttactagtttctAGTTACTTTACGGATTCCgagtaataatacaaaatataaccaataaatatattatgatgtattattataggttaagataagactttattgatccctggggggaaattcacaagatACCTAGCAGTATATAagataattaaaataagctccacctttaccaagTGCAACATTAAattgatgtacacattaatgcatccaataattataatccaataatataatatacgatattctgcataatgagtactttactTTTGGTAAATTTcaatgctaatacttttgtacttttacttgtactattttgaatgcatgacttttacttgtaacagtatttctacactgtggtattgctactttatCTCAGTATCATCACTGGGTGTGACCACTGACAAACTGGCATCTGATTTTTCACAAAAGCAGCCAGCGACGCCACCAGGTGGTTAATGACACTAACAGTAGTAGTACACTAATTGTATTCGCTATATAACCCAGATATAATATAATCCCTGCTAAGACTAGATGCGTCCAATAAACATATCTCCTCACATACTTCACATAATTTAGAGCACTTAGTTCCTAACAAATGTTCATATCACCTTCACTTTTAAGAAATAAAGGCAGTTGTAGCCTCTTTGTGTCTGAAGTCATACAAACGACTGAGCTGCGTGGCTAATTTAAGACTTTGTCTGGACTCATTGTCAACACACAGAAAACGGAAACTTCCGATAAACCAAATTTACCTGATCACCAGCTAATGTCGTCAAAGAAACGCAGAAGAAACACTGTAGAGATGGCAGAAAACGGAGAATGTCGACGATAATATTTTATTCCTCGGTCGTTTCAAAGGAGGAAACGACCACATGCGGCTGCGGACTGGACCTATGTTGTCAAACACAGCGCGAGCTAAGTTAATCTTCTGTTTCTacttataaaattaaatgtaacatATCAGATACTTTGATGCCAATGTTTAACTCGAcataaatatagaaaaacagaTACACACGCGGTAAATTTCGTAATTTTGCCACCACCCGCGTATTCTCGCGACTTATTGGTGTAGATGTGGGCTCGTTTCTTCCGCGTGATGCAATACAACACAATGAACCACACCTACTATAGTGCTGATTTCAAGGGCTGTCCGAAATCTGTCCACCATTGTTAGCACGGACACAAGTACCCGAATACAGAACACATAGGAGACGACTGCATCCCGTTGCCACtaatggttattttc is a window of Siniperca chuatsi isolate FFG_IHB_CAS linkage group LG20, ASM2008510v1, whole genome shotgun sequence DNA encoding:
- the LOC122868083 gene encoding sodium-dependent neutral amino acid transporter B(0)AT2-like translates to MEKQPLPSDDDKTGTTESEIDGYAAEGSQQGSAEPAARAGWNSKIEYFLAQVGFSVGLGNVWRFPYLCHQNGGGAFLFLYVLLMLLVGIPLFFLELAAGQAIRQGSIGVWKYISPKLAGIGYSSCVVCFFVALYYNVILAWSLFYLGNSFQIPLPWEHCPELGNVTVKECRKSSPTSYFWYRQALDITDSIDETGSFNPYIVCCLLAAWTIVCLGMFKGIKTSVKVMYFSSVFPYVVLFCFLIRGLLLDGALEGISYMFYPKLEIWADMQVWRQAATQVFFALGLGFGSIIAYSSYNPKNNNCHRDAFTVSAINFLTSVLATLVVFAVLGFHAKEKVIECVVSNMKELSEQLRIGYVDKNLIPGFNYSDPSSVAIEDYNAWFKQYGNKVPGNLTECNLEKEMQKGVEGTGLAFIAFTEAMSHLPGSPFWSALFFLMLLNLGLSTMFGTMEGILAPLTDRFKTLANNKIKLTIFSCIIGFLIGLLFTQRCGNYFVMMFDDYSATLPLIIVVVFETFSVSWLYGADRFLDDIEAMLGWRPSVIYKYLWKYICLLAMLGLLGATTIRMFITRPTYMAWNREKASEEHLDYPGWALAVLAILIIFAMMPVPVALIHAVLQDRAKRTPRDTEIGRYSIVNTDDKCETPITDMSELDQRSGTAASSP